The following coding sequences are from one Kallotenue papyrolyticum window:
- a CDS encoding DNA-directed RNA polymerase subunit beta, which yields MPPLTESVVLQPLIAVGEERVDGGRRPVPERRSYARIRDAIAVPKLIETQLESFRWFQEVGLRELFDEISPIEDFTGKNLALWFLDYRFDAPRYDEFECRERDLTYSAPLKVRTRLLIKSTGEVKEAEIFMGEFPLMTENGTFINNGSERVVVSQLIRSPGVYFKNEPDPTTGRPLHSAKLIPNRGAWLEFESSKRDVISVKVDRKRKLPVTILLRAVMGLFSDKPLEESGTSEELLELFEHVDTHPDHRYIAATLEKDGTRHAKEALIELYKRLRPGDPPTLENARTLLEGLLFNARRYDLARVGRYKLNRNLWEKSRRTAEPPQERILTPQDLYKIVERIIDLNNGIGEPDDIDHLGNRRVRTVGELIQAQFRVGLLRMERVIKERMSLQDPETVTPNNLVNIRPVVAAIREFFGGSQLSQFMDQINPLAELTHKRRLSALGPGGLSRDRAGFEVRDVHHSHYGRICPVETPEGPNIGLIGTMATFARVNEMGFLETPYRKVYREIDNVPALLERRVLLKDARDLRTGEVLAAAGTPIDEAVARRVVVGQLRGQILREDIVDPTTGATIAEEGTEITRALAERIADLPLRTIKIRPVVSQEVDYLPADEEDKFIVAQANAPLDEHNRFLAGRVQGRHGEEFVEELPERIDYMDVSPKQVVSVSTALIPFLEHDDANRALMGANMQRQAVPLLRPDAPIIGTGMERQAARDSGQVVVAKQSGVVIAADSERIVIREDDGRERVYPLIKFMRSNQDTCINQRPAVWTGDRVEANQVIADSSSTDNGELALGQNVLVAFMPWEGGNYEDAVLVSERLVREDIFTSIHIEKYEVEARQTKLGDEEITRDIPNVGQEALRNLDENGIIYVGADVNPNDILVGKITPKGETDLTAEERLLRAIFGEKAREVKDSSLRVPHGVRGKVIDVKVFTRDDSPDLPVGVNKMVRVLIAQKRKISAGDKMAGRHGNKGVVSRILPIQDMPFLPDGRPVDLILNPIGVPSRMNIGQILETHLGWAAARLGYRVATPVFDGASEEQIRQALREAGLPEDGKITLYDGRTGEPFDNPVTVGYIYMMKLAHLVEDKIHARSTGPYSLVTQQPLGGKAQFGGQRFGEMEVWALEAYGAAYTLQEMLTVKSDDVNGRVKTYEAIVKGEPIQEAGVPESFKVLIKELQALGLSVEVLSEDETPMELTEDAGDDLSALDGINLSGMERGEF from the coding sequence ATGCCACCACTGACCGAGTCGGTCGTTCTGCAGCCGTTGATCGCCGTGGGTGAAGAGCGGGTAGATGGAGGTCGGCGCCCGGTGCCGGAGCGCCGCAGCTACGCGCGTATCCGCGACGCGATCGCAGTGCCCAAGTTGATCGAGACGCAACTGGAATCGTTCCGCTGGTTTCAGGAGGTCGGGCTGCGCGAGCTGTTTGATGAGATCTCCCCCATCGAGGATTTTACCGGCAAGAATCTGGCGCTGTGGTTTCTGGACTATCGCTTCGACGCGCCGCGCTACGATGAGTTCGAGTGCCGCGAGCGCGATCTGACCTATTCGGCGCCGCTCAAGGTGCGCACGCGTCTGCTGATCAAGAGCACCGGCGAGGTTAAGGAGGCCGAGATCTTCATGGGCGAGTTCCCGCTCATGACCGAGAACGGCACCTTTATCAACAACGGATCGGAGCGCGTGGTGGTCTCGCAGCTGATCCGCTCGCCGGGCGTGTACTTCAAGAACGAGCCCGACCCGACAACGGGCCGGCCGCTGCATAGCGCCAAGCTGATCCCCAACCGCGGCGCGTGGCTGGAGTTTGAAAGCTCCAAGCGCGATGTCATTTCGGTCAAGGTCGATCGCAAGCGCAAGCTGCCGGTGACGATCCTGCTGCGCGCGGTGATGGGCCTCTTCTCGGACAAGCCGCTGGAAGAGTCCGGCACGTCCGAGGAGCTGCTGGAGCTGTTTGAGCATGTCGATACCCATCCCGACCACCGCTACATCGCCGCGACGCTGGAGAAGGATGGAACGCGCCATGCCAAGGAAGCGCTGATCGAGCTCTACAAGCGCCTGCGGCCGGGCGACCCGCCCACGCTGGAGAACGCGCGCACCCTGCTGGAAGGGCTGTTGTTCAACGCGCGGCGCTATGACCTGGCGCGCGTCGGACGCTACAAGCTCAACCGCAACCTGTGGGAAAAGAGCCGTCGCACCGCCGAGCCGCCGCAGGAGCGGATCCTGACGCCGCAGGACCTGTACAAGATCGTCGAGCGCATCATCGATCTCAACAACGGCATTGGCGAGCCCGACGACATCGATCACCTGGGCAACCGGCGCGTGCGCACGGTGGGCGAGCTGATCCAGGCGCAGTTCCGCGTGGGCCTGTTGCGCATGGAGCGCGTGATCAAGGAGCGTATGTCGCTGCAGGATCCGGAGACGGTCACGCCCAACAACCTGGTCAACATCCGGCCGGTGGTGGCTGCGATCCGCGAGTTCTTCGGCGGCTCGCAGCTCTCGCAGTTCATGGATCAGATCAACCCGCTGGCTGAGCTGACGCACAAGCGCCGCTTGAGCGCGCTGGGCCCGGGTGGTCTGAGCCGCGATCGCGCCGGCTTCGAGGTGCGCGACGTGCACCACTCGCACTATGGGCGCATCTGCCCGGTGGAGACGCCGGAAGGGCCCAACATCGGCCTGATCGGCACGATGGCCACCTTTGCGCGCGTCAACGAGATGGGCTTTCTGGAAACGCCCTACCGCAAGGTCTACCGCGAGATCGACAACGTGCCGGCGCTGCTGGAGCGGCGCGTGCTGCTCAAGGACGCGCGCGACCTGCGCACCGGCGAGGTGCTGGCCGCGGCGGGCACACCCATCGACGAAGCGGTGGCGCGGCGTGTGGTGGTCGGTCAGTTACGCGGCCAGATTCTGCGCGAAGACATTGTCGATCCAACCACAGGCGCAACCATCGCCGAGGAGGGCACCGAGATCACGCGCGCGCTGGCCGAGCGCATCGCGGACCTGCCGCTGCGCACGATCAAGATTCGCCCGGTGGTCAGCCAGGAGGTGGACTACCTGCCCGCCGACGAGGAAGACAAGTTCATCGTGGCGCAGGCCAACGCGCCGCTGGATGAGCACAACCGCTTCCTGGCCGGGCGCGTGCAGGGCCGCCATGGCGAGGAGTTCGTCGAGGAGCTGCCCGAGCGCATCGACTACATGGACGTCTCGCCCAAGCAGGTGGTCTCGGTCTCCACGGCGCTGATCCCCTTCTTGGAGCACGACGACGCCAACCGCGCGCTGATGGGCGCCAACATGCAACGTCAGGCAGTGCCGCTGCTGCGTCCCGACGCGCCGATCATCGGCACGGGCATGGAACGCCAGGCGGCGCGCGACTCCGGGCAGGTGGTGGTGGCCAAGCAGTCGGGCGTGGTGATCGCCGCCGACTCCGAGCGCATCGTGATCCGCGAGGACGACGGCCGGGAGCGCGTCTATCCGCTGATCAAGTTTATGCGCTCCAACCAAGACACCTGCATCAACCAGCGTCCGGCGGTCTGGACCGGTGACCGCGTCGAGGCCAACCAGGTGATCGCCGATTCGTCCTCGACCGACAACGGCGAGCTGGCGCTGGGCCAGAACGTGCTGGTGGCCTTTATGCCCTGGGAGGGCGGCAACTACGAGGACGCGGTGCTGGTCTCCGAGCGGTTGGTGCGCGAAGATATCTTCACCTCGATCCATATCGAGAAGTATGAGGTCGAGGCGCGCCAGACCAAGCTGGGCGATGAAGAGATCACGCGCGATATTCCCAACGTCGGCCAGGAGGCGCTGCGCAACCTGGACGAGAACGGCATCATCTACGTCGGCGCGGATGTCAATCCCAACGATATCCTGGTCGGCAAGATCACGCCCAAGGGCGAGACCGATCTGACCGCCGAGGAGCGCCTGCTGCGCGCGATCTTCGGCGAAAAGGCGCGCGAGGTCAAGGACTCCTCGCTGCGCGTGCCGCACGGCGTGCGCGGTAAGGTGATCGATGTCAAAGTCTTCACCCGCGATGATTCGCCTGATCTGCCGGTGGGCGTCAACAAGATGGTGCGCGTGCTGATCGCGCAGAAGCGCAAGATCAGCGCCGGCGACAAGATGGCCGGACGCCACGGCAACAAGGGCGTGGTCTCGCGCATCCTGCCGATCCAGGATATGCCCTTCCTGCCGGATGGCCGGCCCGTGGACCTGATCCTCAACCCGATCGGCGTGCCCTCGCGCATGAACATCGGGCAGATTCTGGAGACGCACCTGGGCTGGGCCGCGGCGCGGCTGGGCTACCGCGTGGCCACGCCCGTCTTCGACGGCGCCAGCGAAGAACAGATCCGCCAGGCGCTGCGCGAAGCCGGGCTGCCCGAAGACGGCAAGATCACGCTCTATGACGGGCGCACCGGCGAGCCCTTCGACAACCCGGTGACGGTCGGCTACATCTATATGATGAAGCTGGCGCACCTGGTCGAGGACAAGATCCATGCGCGCTCGACCGGTCCGTACTCGCTGGTGACGCAGCAGCCGCTGGGCGGCAAGGCCCAGTTCGGCGGTCAGCGCTTTGGCGAGATGGAGGTCTGGGCGTTGGAAGCCTACGGCGCGGCCTACACGCTGCAGGAGATGCTGACGGTCAAGTCCGACGATGTCAACGGCCGCGTCAAGACCTACGAAGCAATCGTCAAGGGCGAGCCGATCCAGGAAGCCGGCGTGCCGGAGTCGTTCAAGGTGCTGATCAAGGAGTTGCAGGCGCTGGGTCTCTCGGTCGAGGTGCTCTCCGAGGATGAGACGCCGATGGAGCTGACCGAGGATGCCGGCGACGACCTGTCGGCGCTGGACGGCATCAACCTGTCGGGCATGGAACGGGGCGAGTTCTAA
- a CDS encoding dihydrofolate reductase family protein, with translation MKTLITEFISLDGVVQAPGGASEDTDGGFKHGGWSIKYFDPAVIGGIFDELAAQSDALLQGRRTYQVSATAWPARAGDPFSDWINRVPKYVVSNTLTEQDITWKPTTIIRGDDLVKTISDLRAQPGGYIYVYGSAMLVQSLLAADLVDELLLTIEPIILGGGKTIFAHNGKALPFTLAATTTANTGALVCRYVRAR, from the coding sequence ATGAAGACGTTAATCACGGAGTTCATCAGCCTCGATGGTGTTGTACAGGCGCCAGGGGGAGCCAGCGAGGACACCGATGGTGGCTTCAAGCACGGTGGATGGTCAATCAAGTATTTCGATCCGGCGGTGATTGGCGGCATATTCGACGAACTCGCGGCGCAGAGTGATGCACTCTTACAAGGACGCCGCACCTACCAGGTCTCGGCCACCGCCTGGCCTGCCCGCGCGGGCGACCCATTCTCAGACTGGATCAACCGCGTACCGAAATATGTGGTCTCTAATACGCTCACCGAGCAGGACATCACATGGAAGCCCACCACGATCATTCGTGGCGACGACCTGGTGAAGACGATATCCGATCTGCGCGCGCAGCCTGGTGGATATATCTATGTGTACGGCAGTGCGATGCTGGTCCAATCGTTGCTCGCCGCCGACCTTGTCGATGAGTTGTTGCTTACGATCGAGCCGATCATCCTCGGTGGGGGGAAGACGATCTTCGCCCACAACGGCAAGGCGCTCCCGTTCACGTTGGCCGCGACAACCACAGCCAACACCGGCGCGCTAGTGTGCCGCTATGTGCGTGCCCGGTAG
- a CDS encoding methionine ABC transporter permease — MSWPDLLPELWQATLETLYMVGIATLFTALLGLPLGVLLVITDRGNILAAPALNRVLAAIINVGRSLPFIILLVAVIPLTRLIVGTSIGSTAAIVPLTIAAIPFFARVVETALREVERGLIEAAQAMGATTWQIVTKVLLPEALPSLVLGLTITIIGLIGYSAMAGAVGGGGLGDLAIRYGYQRFQTDVMIATVVLLIVLVQAIQMLGDWIARRLTRR; from the coding sequence ATGAGCTGGCCCGACCTGCTGCCCGAACTCTGGCAAGCAACGCTCGAAACCCTTTACATGGTGGGCATCGCCACACTCTTCACCGCACTGCTGGGTCTGCCGCTGGGCGTGCTGCTGGTGATCACCGATCGCGGCAATATTCTGGCTGCGCCAGCGCTCAACCGTGTGCTGGCGGCGATCATCAATGTGGGTCGCTCGCTGCCCTTTATCATCCTGCTGGTCGCCGTGATTCCGCTGACACGGCTGATCGTCGGCACGTCGATCGGCTCGACCGCGGCAATCGTACCGCTGACCATCGCCGCGATCCCGTTTTTCGCGCGTGTAGTCGAGACTGCGCTGCGCGAGGTGGAGCGCGGGCTGATCGAAGCGGCGCAAGCCATGGGCGCGACCACCTGGCAGATCGTGACCAAGGTCCTGCTACCGGAAGCGCTGCCGTCACTGGTGCTGGGGCTCACCATCACCATCATCGGCCTGATCGGCTACTCGGCGATGGCCGGTGCGGTCGGCGGCGGCGGCCTGGGTGATCTGGCGATCCGCTACGGCTACCAGCGCTTCCAGACCGATGTGATGATCGCCACGGTGGTGCTGCTGATCGTGCTGGTGCAGGCCATCCAGATGCTCGGCGACTGGATCGCGCGGCGGTTGACACGACGGTAG
- a CDS encoding MetQ/NlpA family ABC transporter substrate-binding protein — MKTLRYIVIGLIAALLAACGGNSGGAPAATTETTTASTAVSSAPLRVGATPVPHAEILRFIKDNLAQREGLQLEIIEFTDYVQPNLALNDGQIDANYFQHVPYMEEFGKQRGIDMVAVVPVHIEPLGIYSRTVQSLDAVPQGAVVAIPNDATNAGRALQLLAANGLITLREGVGTNATVRDITGNPKNLQITELEAAQLPRALEDTTLAVINGNYAIEAGLTPSKDALALESGQNNPYANVLVVLRGHENDPRVQALARLLQSPEVKQFIEDKYQGSVLPAF; from the coding sequence ATGAAGACGCTACGATACATCGTTATTGGGCTTATCGCCGCCTTGCTGGCCGCCTGCGGCGGCAACAGCGGCGGCGCACCGGCGGCTACGACCGAGACAACCACTGCCAGCACCGCGGTCAGCAGCGCGCCGCTGCGCGTGGGCGCTACCCCCGTGCCCCATGCCGAGATCCTGCGCTTCATCAAAGATAACCTGGCGCAGCGCGAGGGTCTGCAACTGGAGATCATCGAGTTCACCGATTATGTCCAGCCCAACCTGGCGCTCAACGACGGCCAGATCGACGCCAACTACTTCCAGCACGTGCCCTACATGGAGGAGTTCGGCAAGCAGCGCGGCATCGACATGGTCGCGGTGGTGCCGGTGCACATCGAGCCACTAGGCATCTACTCACGCACCGTACAGTCGCTGGACGCCGTGCCGCAGGGCGCGGTGGTTGCCATTCCCAACGATGCCACGAATGCCGGACGCGCGTTACAGTTGCTGGCGGCCAATGGGCTGATCACGCTGCGCGAGGGCGTCGGCACCAACGCCACCGTACGCGATATCACTGGCAATCCCAAGAACCTGCAGATCACCGAGCTGGAGGCGGCGCAGTTACCGCGCGCGCTGGAGGACACGACGCTGGCGGTAATCAACGGCAACTACGCCATCGAGGCCGGCCTGACACCGAGCAAGGATGCGCTAGCGTTGGAGTCGGGCCAGAACAACCCGTATGCCAACGTGCTGGTCGTGCTGCGTGGCCACGAAAACGATCCGCGCGTGCAGGCCCTGGCGCGGCTGCTGCAATCGCCTGAGGTCAAGCAGTTCATCGAAGACAAGTATCAGGGCTCGGTCCTGCCAGCGTTCTAA
- a CDS encoding protein-tyrosine phosphatase family protein has product MRWFPSSAYRARSWLWARWRRWQRRNGSDLPPNADAITPQLIVGGFIDAHDWRQLVRQGVSVVVSLQAERHDEDAFGALQPDGYLRLPTIDHSVPTLAQLRMGAAFIDEAVRAGKTVLIHCHAGVGRSALLCACYLVYTGMSRAEAWETVKRHRRQAYLNPRQAAALEAFETALQRERAATSVPIEGPPPDTHIFVAPSDAERAG; this is encoded by the coding sequence ATGCGGTGGTTTCCTTCCTCCGCCTACCGTGCGCGTTCCTGGCTGTGGGCGCGCTGGCGCCGCTGGCAGCGCCGCAATGGATCTGATCTGCCGCCGAATGCCGATGCGATCACCCCACAGTTGATCGTTGGTGGCTTTATCGATGCGCACGACTGGCGGCAACTGGTACGGCAGGGTGTCAGCGTGGTCGTCAGCCTCCAGGCCGAGCGTCATGATGAAGATGCCTTCGGCGCGCTGCAGCCGGATGGCTACCTGCGCCTGCCTACGATCGACCATTCCGTGCCGACGCTGGCGCAGTTGCGCATGGGGGCTGCTTTCATCGACGAGGCCGTGCGCGCCGGCAAGACGGTGTTGATCCATTGCCACGCCGGCGTGGGTCGGTCGGCACTGCTGTGCGCCTGCTATCTGGTGTACACCGGTATGTCTCGCGCGGAAGCCTGGGAGACGGTGAAACGTCACCGCCGCCAGGCCTACCTCAACCCACGCCAGGCAGCGGCGCTGGAAGCCTTTGAGACAGCGTTGCAACGCGAGCGCGCGGCGACCAGCGTGCCGATCGAGGGACCGCCGCCGGATACGCATATTTTTGTGGCGCCGTCGGATGCGGAGCGCGCTGGTTGA
- a CDS encoding superoxide dismutase, with protein MAHELPPLPYGYDALEPYIDQETMMLHHDKHHAAYVNNLNAALEKYPELQNKSVEELLRNIESVPADIRVAVRNNGGGHANHTMFWQIMKPNGGGEPTGPIADLIRDKFGSFEEFKKQFNDAGVKRFGSGWVWLVRTRDGDYQIISTANQDSPLMEGQFPIMGNDVWEHAYYLKYRNRRPEYLEAWWNVVNWDEINRRLEQAQQAG; from the coding sequence ATGGCTCATGAACTACCGCCCTTGCCGTACGGCTACGATGCGCTCGAACCCTACATCGACCAGGAAACCATGATGCTGCACCACGACAAGCATCATGCTGCCTATGTCAACAACCTGAACGCCGCGCTGGAGAAATATCCCGAGCTCCAGAACAAAAGCGTCGAAGAGCTGTTGCGCAACATCGAGAGTGTGCCGGCAGATATTCGCGTAGCGGTGCGCAACAACGGTGGCGGTCATGCCAACCACACCATGTTCTGGCAGATCATGAAGCCCAACGGTGGTGGCGAGCCCACCGGCCCGATCGCCGACCTGATTCGCGACAAGTTCGGCAGCTTTGAGGAGTTCAAGAAGCAGTTCAACGACGCCGGCGTCAAGCGCTTCGGCAGCGGCTGGGTTTGGCTGGTGCGCACGCGCGACGGCGACTACCAGATCATCAGCACCGCCAACCAGGACAGCCCGCTGATGGAGGGGCAGTTCCCGATCATGGGCAACGACGTGTGGGAGCACGCCTACTATCTGAAGTACCGCAACCGCCGCCCGGAGTATTTGGAAGCCTGGTGGAATGTCGTCAACTGGGATGAGATCAACCGGCGGCTGGAACAGGCGCAGCAGGCCGGCTAG
- the cysK gene encoding cysteine synthase A — protein MGKIYESIIDTIGNTPLVRVRRVNDTQATILAKLEFFNPGGSVKDRIGYSMIEAAEREGRITPGRTTIVEPTSGNTGIALALVCAAKGYRLILTMPDTMSIERRKLLRAYGAELVLTPGAEGMRGAIAQAEAILADLDDGFMPQQFKNPANPEIHRRTTAEELWNDTDGQIDILVAGVGTGGTITGVSEVIKPRKPSFRAIAVEPEASAVLSGGKPGPHKIQGIGAGFIPDVLNTSAYDEVIRVTNEDAFATARRFAREEGLLLGISGGAAAWAALQVARRPENAGKMIVFVAPSNGERYLSTPLYDEV, from the coding sequence ATGGGGAAGATCTACGAGAGCATTATCGACACGATCGGCAACACGCCGCTGGTCAGGGTCCGGCGTGTGAACGATACACAAGCCACAATCCTCGCCAAGCTTGAATTCTTCAACCCGGGCGGCTCGGTCAAGGATCGCATCGGCTATTCGATGATCGAGGCCGCCGAGCGCGAAGGGCGCATCACGCCGGGGCGCACCACGATTGTCGAGCCGACCAGCGGCAACACCGGCATCGCCCTGGCGCTGGTCTGCGCGGCTAAGGGCTACCGTTTGATCCTGACCATGCCCGACACGATGAGCATCGAGCGGCGCAAGCTGCTGCGTGCCTACGGCGCCGAGCTGGTGCTCACACCCGGGGCGGAGGGCATGCGCGGCGCGATCGCGCAGGCCGAGGCGATTCTGGCCGATCTGGACGATGGCTTCATGCCGCAGCAGTTCAAAAACCCGGCCAATCCCGAGATCCACCGCCGCACCACCGCAGAAGAGCTCTGGAACGACACCGACGGTCAGATCGACATCCTGGTCGCCGGCGTCGGCACCGGCGGGACGATCACCGGCGTGAGCGAGGTAATTAAGCCGCGCAAGCCCTCGTTCCGGGCGATCGCCGTCGAGCCGGAAGCCTCGGCGGTGCTGTCGGGCGGCAAGCCGGGACCGCACAAGATCCAGGGCATCGGCGCGGGCTTCATCCCCGACGTGCTCAACACCAGTGCCTACGATGAGGTGATCCGCGTGACCAACGAGGACGCCTTCGCCACGGCGCGGCGCTTCGCACGCGAGGAGGGCCTGCTGCTGGGCATCTCCGGCGGCGCGGCAGCCTGGGCCGCACTGCAGGTGGCCCGCCGGCCGGAAAACGCCGGTAAAATGATCGTGTTTGTTGCGCCCTCCAACGGTGAGCGCTATCTATCCACGCCGCTGTATGACGAAGTGTAG
- a CDS encoding class I SAM-dependent methyltransferase, whose translation MHEQREEPIAQQAYDLIAEAYAARIDTKPHNAYYERPATLSLLPDVRGKHVLDAGCGPGWYAEWLVNRGAVVVALDANATMVRLAQERLGGRAQVRHANLAQPLDFLADSSFDLVLSTLVLDYIKDWRRAFGEFHRVLRKGGHLVFSIEHPQATYDAHRARSNYFEVEAVTALWQGFGVEVQMPSYRRPWAEVINPLISAGFVLERILEPLPTEEFRAQAPETYEVLSRQPGFLCVRAVKG comes from the coding sequence ATGCACGAACAAAGAGAAGAGCCGATCGCCCAACAGGCATACGACCTCATCGCCGAAGCGTATGCTGCGCGTATCGACACCAAGCCGCACAACGCGTACTACGAACGCCCCGCCACCCTCTCCCTGCTCCCCGATGTGCGGGGCAAACACGTCCTGGACGCCGGCTGTGGGCCAGGCTGGTATGCCGAGTGGCTGGTCAACCGCGGCGCCGTGGTGGTGGCCTTGGATGCCAACGCAACGATGGTCCGACTGGCGCAAGAACGCCTGGGCGGCAGGGCGCAGGTCAGACACGCCAACCTGGCGCAGCCGCTCGACTTCCTGGCCGACAGCTCGTTTGATCTGGTGCTCAGCACCCTGGTGCTGGACTACATCAAGGATTGGAGGCGGGCGTTTGGAGAGTTCCACCGCGTGCTGCGCAAAGGGGGGCACCTGGTCTTCTCGATCGAGCACCCACAGGCAACGTACGACGCACACCGCGCAAGGAGCAACTACTTCGAAGTGGAAGCGGTAACGGCCCTATGGCAGGGCTTTGGTGTGGAGGTGCAGATGCCCTCATATCGGCGTCCCTGGGCCGAGGTCATCAATCCACTCATCAGCGCGGGCTTTGTTCTGGAACGGATCCTGGAACCACTGCCGACGGAGGAGTTCCGGGCACAGGCGCCTGAGACCTACGAGGTCTTGAGCCGACAGCCAGGGTTTCTATGTGTACGGGCGGTGAAGGGCTGA
- a CDS encoding ATP-binding cassette domain-containing protein — MIELRDLRKIYRQGRREIVALDGVNLDVRQGEIFGVLGQSGAGKSTLIRCVNLLERPSSGSVRVAGQELTNLPSAELRRMRQRIGMIFQHFNLLSSRSVAENVAFPLEVMGVDRVTRQRRVAELLRLVGLEDRAHAYPSQLSGGQKQRVGIARALAGEPQVLLSDEATSALDPQTTRAILELLKELNRRLGLTILLITHELNVVKRICDSVAIMHAGRIVDQGSVVEVLGRSGALLPEGAADLRAPTPGAVLVTITFLGENADRPIITTMARRFGIDANILGGAIETIGSRRLGQLQVELTGERRRIDDALAFLRAQGLELEVIEA, encoded by the coding sequence ATGATCGAACTGCGCGATCTGCGCAAAATCTATCGGCAGGGGCGCCGCGAGATCGTCGCGCTAGACGGTGTGAACCTGGATGTGCGCCAGGGCGAGATCTTCGGCGTGCTGGGCCAGAGCGGCGCGGGCAAGAGCACGCTGATCCGCTGCGTCAACCTGCTGGAACGGCCCAGCAGCGGCAGCGTGCGCGTCGCCGGCCAGGAGCTGACCAACCTGCCGTCCGCCGAGCTACGGCGCATGCGCCAGCGCATCGGCATGATCTTCCAACACTTCAACCTGCTGAGCTCGCGCAGCGTGGCCGAGAACGTGGCCTTTCCACTGGAAGTGATGGGCGTAGATCGTGTGACCCGTCAGCGGCGTGTCGCCGAGCTGCTGCGGCTGGTGGGGCTGGAAGATCGCGCGCACGCCTATCCCAGCCAGCTTTCGGGCGGCCAGAAACAGCGCGTCGGCATCGCGCGCGCGCTGGCTGGCGAGCCCCAGGTGCTGCTCTCGGACGAGGCCACCTCGGCGCTCGATCCACAGACCACGCGCGCGATCCTGGAGCTGCTCAAAGAGCTGAACCGACGCCTGGGCCTGACGATCCTGCTGATCACCCATGAGCTGAACGTGGTCAAGCGCATCTGCGACTCGGTGGCGATCATGCACGCCGGACGCATCGTCGATCAGGGCAGCGTCGTTGAAGTGCTGGGACGCAGCGGCGCGCTGCTGCCGGAGGGCGCTGCCGACCTGCGCGCCCCCACGCCGGGCGCGGTGCTGGTCACCATCACCTTTCTCGGCGAGAACGCCGACCGACCGATCATTACCACCATGGCGCGACGCTTCGGCATCGACGCCAACATCCTGGGTGGCGCGATCGAGACCATCGGCAGCCGGCGCCTGGGTCAGTTGCAGGTCGAACTGACCGGCGAGCGCCGGCGCATCGACGATGCGCTGGCCTTTCTGCGGGCACAGGGACTGGAGCTGGAGGTGATCGAGGCATGA